From a region of the Aeoliella mucimassa genome:
- a CDS encoding purine-cytosine permease family protein, producing the protein MADDNSTSKGEYEREPVPDHALMGPGKFWGMYAGEHAAGTEFAIGPLFLAAGASLQDLILGLLIGNILAVLTWRFLVTPIAMSKRMTLYYQLERIGGGSMVKLYNVVNGVLFCFLAGAMVTVSATAVGVPLKIDFSVPSNLLALGKPEFTLLVIAVGAVMAVIAAAGYEMVARVANISAPWMIAIFAACGIVSMGRMEVSNYASLSEAWTNGIQFVQSVEGEKSFSFWQIVVFAWLCNGAMHFGMADLTIFRFARDKSSGWAPSIGMFLGHYMAWIAAAFMMGAAIKVAQQSGTSNALISSDGKSVIADPGMLAFQALGWTGILCVIIAGWTTANPTIYRAGLAFQGIFPKSSRVAMTLVAGAVATAAAAFPNLSQQLLGFVGTYGTVLGTMGAVIVVDYYLMRKFGLTDEYAMHSKSSFNAAVLIAWVLPVAVGLYLIFNPVEEKRIFAAYLVIPCWLVCGVLYLVLSKFMQRPVPSYDQLASK; encoded by the coding sequence ATGGCAGATGACAATAGCACCTCAAAGGGTGAATACGAGCGCGAACCGGTACCCGATCATGCCTTGATGGGACCCGGAAAGTTTTGGGGCATGTACGCTGGCGAGCACGCCGCAGGCACCGAGTTTGCCATTGGGCCGTTGTTTCTCGCTGCGGGCGCCAGCTTGCAGGACCTGATCCTCGGTCTGCTGATTGGCAACATCCTGGCGGTGCTTACCTGGCGTTTCTTGGTAACTCCGATCGCCATGTCGAAACGCATGACGCTCTATTACCAACTCGAACGCATCGGCGGCGGTTCGATGGTCAAGCTCTACAACGTCGTGAATGGGGTTCTCTTCTGCTTTCTTGCAGGAGCCATGGTTACCGTTTCGGCAACCGCGGTTGGTGTTCCGTTAAAAATCGACTTTTCCGTCCCTAGTAATCTACTCGCCCTCGGCAAACCAGAGTTTACGCTACTCGTGATCGCCGTTGGTGCAGTGATGGCGGTGATTGCTGCTGCTGGCTATGAGATGGTCGCTCGCGTGGCGAACATTTCTGCACCGTGGATGATTGCGATCTTCGCCGCGTGCGGGATCGTCTCAATGGGACGCATGGAAGTCAGCAACTACGCATCGCTCTCCGAAGCCTGGACCAACGGCATTCAGTTCGTGCAATCGGTCGAAGGTGAGAAGTCATTCTCTTTTTGGCAAATCGTGGTCTTCGCCTGGCTGTGCAACGGTGCGATGCATTTCGGCATGGCCGACCTCACGATCTTCCGCTTTGCTCGCGACAAGTCGTCGGGCTGGGCTCCGTCGATCGGCATGTTCCTCGGTCACTACATGGCCTGGATCGCTGCGGCCTTCATGATGGGAGCCGCGATTAAGGTCGCTCAACAGAGCGGCACATCCAATGCACTGATCTCCAGCGATGGCAAGTCCGTGATCGCCGACCCGGGCATGCTGGCCTTCCAGGCCCTCGGTTGGACTGGCATTCTCTGCGTGATCATTGCGGGGTGGACCACAGCCAACCCGACGATCTACCGCGCGGGACTCGCCTTCCAAGGCATCTTCCCCAAAAGTTCGCGGGTGGCAATGACCCTGGTCGCCGGAGCAGTTGCGACCGCCGCGGCTGCGTTCCCGAATCTGTCGCAACAACTACTTGGGTTTGTCGGAACCTACGGTACCGTGCTTGGCACCATGGGAGCCGTGATTGTTGTCGACTACTATCTGATGCGAAAGTTCGGCCTTACCGACGAATACGCCATGCACAGCAAGAGTTCGTTCAACGCTGCAGTGCTGATTGCCTGGGTGCTGCCGGTAGCGGTAGGGTTGTATTTGATTTTCAATCCAGTCGAGGAGAAACGCATTTTTGCTGCTTACCTGGTAATTCCCTGCTGGCTGGTCTGCGGCGTGCTGTACTTGGTACTCTCCAAATTCATGCAACGGCCGGTTCCTAGCTACGATCAACTGGCCTCTAAATAA
- a CDS encoding L-rhamnose isomerase — MSDSCASVEQAYQLARERYASLGVDTEQALARLATIPISLHCWQGDDVVGFEQSGDELGGGLAVTGNYPGKANTPDELRSDLELAYSLIPGKHRLNLHAIYGEFGSHVPDRNEIDTDHFTGWIDWAKDQQIGLDFNPTYFAHPKANDGLTLAHPDKAIRDFWIEHGIACRKIGAAMGQATGTACVTNSWIPDGYKDTPADRKSPRLRLLDSLDKVFAEKFDPQIHLDAVESKLFGIGSESYVVGSHEFYLGYAITRQTLLCLDAGHFHPTEGIADKFSSVLMHVPEMLLHVSRGVRWDSDHVVTYTDDLQAIALELVRGDYLARTHIGLDYFDASINRIAAWAIGTRNMLKALLMALLEPTEQLIAYEQSGDFTARLALMEEAKVLPFGAVWDYHCLKSEAPVGMAWLNKVKDYEQSTLLSREAECSAASVNA, encoded by the coding sequence ATGAGCGATTCTTGCGCGTCGGTAGAACAGGCGTATCAGTTGGCCCGTGAGCGATATGCTTCGCTCGGCGTCGATACCGAACAAGCCCTGGCCCGGTTGGCCACCATCCCGATCTCGCTGCATTGCTGGCAAGGGGACGACGTGGTTGGCTTCGAACAATCGGGCGACGAGCTCGGCGGTGGTCTGGCCGTCACTGGCAACTACCCCGGTAAAGCCAACACGCCAGACGAGTTACGCAGCGACCTTGAATTGGCCTACTCGTTGATCCCCGGCAAGCATCGCCTGAACCTGCATGCCATCTACGGCGAGTTTGGTTCCCACGTTCCCGATCGCAACGAAATCGATACCGATCACTTTACCGGTTGGATCGATTGGGCGAAGGATCAGCAAATTGGCCTCGACTTCAACCCCACGTACTTCGCCCACCCCAAGGCGAACGACGGGCTCACGCTGGCCCACCCCGACAAAGCGATTCGTGACTTCTGGATCGAACATGGCATCGCGTGCCGAAAGATCGGGGCCGCCATGGGGCAAGCGACCGGAACCGCGTGCGTAACCAACTCTTGGATCCCCGATGGATACAAAGACACGCCGGCCGATCGCAAGAGCCCCCGCCTGCGCCTGCTCGACTCGCTCGACAAGGTGTTTGCGGAGAAATTCGATCCCCAGATTCATCTCGACGCGGTCGAGAGCAAGCTGTTTGGCATTGGCTCCGAAAGCTACGTGGTCGGCTCTCACGAGTTTTACCTCGGCTACGCGATCACTCGGCAAACACTGCTGTGCCTCGACGCGGGACACTTCCACCCCACCGAAGGCATTGCCGACAAGTTCTCGTCGGTGCTGATGCACGTACCCGAGATGCTGCTGCACGTTAGCCGTGGAGTGCGTTGGGACAGCGACCACGTGGTCACCTACACCGACGACCTGCAGGCGATCGCCCTCGAACTGGTTCGCGGCGACTATCTCGCCCGCACCCATATTGGGCTCGACTACTTCGACGCCAGTATTAATCGCATCGCCGCCTGGGCCATCGGCACCCGCAACATGCTCAAAGCATTGCTCATGGCCTTACTCGAACCGACCGAACAGCTGATAGCCTACGAGCAGTCAGGCGACTTCACCGCTCGGTTGGCGTTGATGGAAGAAGCCAAGGTGCTACCTTTCGGCGCCGTCTGGGATTACCATTGTTTGAAATCCGAAGCACCAGTCGGCATGGCTTGGCTGAACAAGGTGAAGGACTACGAGCAATCGACCTTACTCTCCAGAGAGGCCGAGTGCTCCGCGGCAAGCGTCAACGCATAG
- a CDS encoding helix-turn-helix domain-containing protein — protein MAITLKKHDWFHADGFPMAVERRDPQQPFGVHTHEFSELVIITGGRGLHVTGDDSWQLSAGDVFAIGGSMPHDYLNMDRLRLINVLFDQNELSLDLLDLSSLPGYHALFRLEPAYRKRHQFNSRLRLKPTEVATAIGFVDQLEDELQRRGPGFRFMATAMFMQLVGYLSRCYSQSNNADSRALLRIASSITHLETHYSESIHLEELVAMAKMSKRSFLRTFEAAMGCTPIAYLIQLRTTQAAKLLRQTDRSVTDIAYDVGFNDSNYFTRQFRKHFGMSPRTYRQRESLAHNA, from the coding sequence ATGGCGATCACCCTAAAAAAACACGACTGGTTTCACGCCGATGGTTTTCCCATGGCCGTGGAGCGTCGCGACCCGCAGCAACCGTTTGGGGTGCACACCCACGAGTTTAGCGAGCTGGTCATCATCACTGGCGGGCGTGGGCTGCATGTCACCGGCGACGACTCCTGGCAACTCAGCGCCGGCGATGTGTTTGCCATCGGCGGATCGATGCCGCACGACTATTTGAACATGGATCGCTTGAGGTTGATCAATGTGTTGTTCGACCAGAACGAGTTATCGCTCGACCTGCTGGATCTCAGCTCGTTGCCAGGATACCACGCGCTGTTTCGCCTGGAACCGGCTTATCGCAAGCGGCACCAGTTCAACAGTCGGCTGCGGTTGAAACCTACCGAAGTCGCCACGGCCATCGGCTTCGTCGATCAACTGGAAGACGAACTGCAGCGTCGCGGGCCTGGGTTCCGATTCATGGCGACCGCGATGTTCATGCAGCTAGTGGGCTACTTGTCGCGTTGCTATAGCCAGTCGAACAACGCCGACTCTCGGGCGCTGTTGCGCATCGCCAGTAGTATCACACATCTCGAAACGCACTACTCCGAGTCGATCCATTTGGAGGAACTCGTCGCCATGGCCAAGATGTCGAAGCGTAGCTTCCTGCGAACCTTCGAAGCAGCAATGGGGTGCACGCCGATTGCCTACCTGATCCAGCTACGTACCACGCAGGCGGCAAAACTGCTGCGGCAGACGGATCGGAGTGTGACCGATATTGCCTACGACGTCGGCTTCAACGACAGCAACTACTTCACTCGGCAATTTCGCAAGCATTTTGGCATGTCCCCACGCACCTATCGGCAGCGCGAGTCGCTCGCCCACAATGCATGA
- a CDS encoding phenylacetate--CoA ligase family protein, producing the protein MGLFDTLRFGARALSIKSMSTASREAIESRQHRRLEHLLRHAKEHSPYLAEKYAGIDCDDFQLSDLPTSNKQEVMEHFDDWLTVDDVTQSEVEEFLEDQGNLGKLFKDKYVLGHTSGSSGQALLLVKSPLDFELLFALQAARGHAESLDLKELLVRFTEPVRLAAVTLKPGFYPSGSAFQYMPESVRQFIEVLQLSLNDENLGAQLAEFKPTHLTTYASILHELARDIEAGELDLGGQLEQVVNISEKLLAGPRERYKKLFDAPIFDDYGMGECLFLTAACQTTGGMHVNADWAIVEVVDDDNQPVPDGQPGTKVLITNLVNRIQPFIRYEVNDIVVMASEPCECASNMPLIARIDGRSSEMLYALEDGQPEPLHPSVVEQAVGHSGVAREYQIVQEEPGKLHIRIEPLEASVDLDEVRAAMAEQLEDNGTRGLEYTIETVDRLQPEEDGSKFQRIICKVDPQ; encoded by the coding sequence ATGGGACTTTTTGACACGCTGCGATTCGGCGCCCGGGCGTTATCAATCAAATCGATGAGCACCGCCAGTCGCGAAGCGATCGAGTCGCGTCAGCACCGTCGGCTGGAGCACCTGCTGCGGCACGCGAAGGAGCACTCTCCCTATCTGGCGGAGAAGTACGCAGGCATCGATTGCGACGACTTTCAGCTCAGCGACTTGCCAACCTCGAACAAGCAGGAGGTGATGGAACACTTCGACGACTGGCTGACCGTCGACGACGTGACTCAAAGTGAAGTCGAAGAGTTCCTGGAAGATCAGGGGAATCTTGGCAAGTTGTTCAAGGACAAGTACGTGCTCGGGCACACGTCCGGTAGCTCAGGCCAGGCTCTTCTGCTGGTGAAGTCGCCACTCGACTTCGAGTTGCTGTTCGCCCTGCAGGCCGCGCGCGGGCATGCGGAGTCGCTTGATCTCAAGGAGCTACTAGTACGCTTTACCGAGCCAGTGCGACTAGCGGCGGTCACGCTGAAGCCCGGCTTCTATCCTTCGGGCTCTGCGTTCCAGTATATGCCGGAAAGCGTGCGGCAGTTCATCGAAGTGCTGCAGCTGTCGCTGAACGACGAAAACCTGGGTGCCCAGCTGGCCGAGTTCAAACCGACCCACCTTACGACGTACGCCAGCATTCTTCACGAACTGGCCCGCGATATCGAAGCGGGCGAGCTTGACCTCGGAGGCCAGCTGGAGCAGGTGGTGAACATCAGCGAGAAGCTGCTCGCTGGTCCCCGCGAGCGGTACAAGAAGCTGTTCGACGCTCCGATTTTCGACGACTACGGCATGGGCGAGTGTTTGTTCCTCACTGCGGCCTGCCAGACTACTGGTGGCATGCACGTGAACGCCGATTGGGCGATCGTGGAGGTCGTGGACGACGACAACCAACCGGTGCCCGATGGGCAGCCAGGCACTAAGGTGCTGATCACCAACCTGGTGAACCGCATCCAGCCATTCATACGCTACGAAGTAAACGACATCGTCGTGATGGCCAGCGAGCCATGTGAGTGCGCGAGCAACATGCCACTGATCGCAAGGATCGATGGTCGTAGCTCCGAGATGCTTTATGCGCTGGAGGATGGCCAGCCGGAGCCGCTCCATCCCTCGGTGGTCGAGCAGGCGGTGGGCCATTCAGGAGTAGCTCGGGAGTACCAAATTGTTCAAGAGGAGCCCGGCAAGCTACACATTCGCATCGAGCCGCTCGAAGCGAGTGTGGACCTCGACGAAGTGCGAGCCGCGATGGCCGAGCAGCTCGAAGACAATGGCACCCGAGGCCTGGAGTACACGATCGAAACGGTCGATCGTCTGCAGCCCGAGGAGGATGGCAGCAAGTTCCAACGGATCATTTGCAAGGTCGACCCACAATAA
- a CDS encoding S10 family peptidase: MKRLLLMLALLVTASPFAMAEEKDKKPESKTPEPSVTHHEITLGGETFKYTATTGKLQMKDDSGKVKAEIFSVAYTRDDADVGTRPITFCFNGGPGSASVWLHLGMLGPQRVRVPDDATTPAPPYTTEHNPHSLLDVTDLVFIDPVSTGYSRPAEGEDPKQFHGYEEDLRSVGQFIHDYTTKNERWSSPKYVLGESYGGVRSAGLSGTLQDRYRMYLNGIVMISPVVDFSTIRFADNNDLPYILFLPSYTSTAWYHKQLSDELQGMSLEEVVAEAEHFAYGTYARALLQGTSLPKEQLDKAIARYAELTGLEADYVRDNNLRVSMSEFGRELLREEGNTIGRFDSRFKGVDRDNASNRPQYDPSSTAITGAFGAGMNEYMRGTLKFEDDRVYELGGAVGRWNYGRFENRYVDASETLRNQMSQNPHLKLFVACGYYDLATPQFAFKYTKDHLMLVPEYVDRVEVKKYEAGHMMYILDAEAKKLRDDLVEWYKEAQ; encoded by the coding sequence ATGAAACGTCTGCTTTTGATGCTCGCCCTGCTGGTTACTGCCTCGCCATTTGCCATGGCCGAGGAGAAAGACAAGAAACCAGAGTCTAAAACTCCCGAACCTTCGGTCACCCACCACGAGATCACGCTCGGTGGTGAGACCTTTAAGTACACGGCCACCACTGGCAAGCTTCAGATGAAGGACGACAGCGGCAAGGTAAAGGCCGAGATCTTCTCGGTGGCTTACACCCGCGACGACGCTGACGTTGGCACCCGTCCCATTACGTTCTGCTTCAACGGCGGCCCCGGCTCGGCCAGCGTTTGGCTGCACCTCGGCATGTTGGGTCCGCAACGCGTGCGCGTGCCCGACGACGCCACGACTCCGGCCCCTCCGTACACGACCGAGCACAATCCTCACTCGCTACTCGACGTGACCGACCTAGTGTTCATCGATCCGGTGAGCACCGGCTACAGCCGCCCGGCCGAGGGGGAAGATCCCAAGCAGTTCCACGGTTACGAAGAAGACCTGCGTAGCGTTGGCCAGTTCATCCACGACTACACCACGAAGAACGAACGCTGGAGTTCGCCGAAGTACGTGCTAGGCGAAAGCTACGGTGGTGTTCGCTCGGCTGGTCTGAGCGGCACCCTGCAAGATCGTTATCGCATGTACCTGAACGGCATCGTGATGATCTCGCCAGTGGTCGACTTCAGTACCATCCGTTTTGCTGACAACAACGACCTGCCTTACATCCTGTTCCTGCCGAGCTACACCTCGACTGCTTGGTACCACAAGCAATTGAGCGACGAGCTGCAAGGCATGTCGCTTGAGGAAGTAGTAGCCGAGGCCGAACACTTTGCCTACGGCACCTATGCTCGTGCACTGCTGCAAGGCACCTCGCTTCCCAAGGAGCAACTCGACAAGGCCATCGCCCGCTACGCGGAGTTGACCGGCCTGGAAGCCGATTACGTTCGCGACAACAACCTGCGCGTATCGATGAGCGAGTTTGGCCGCGAGCTGCTTCGCGAAGAAGGCAACACGATTGGTCGCTTCGACAGCCGGTTTAAAGGCGTCGATCGCGACAATGCCAGCAATCGCCCACAGTACGATCCCAGCAGCACTGCGATTACCGGTGCGTTCGGTGCCGGCATGAACGAGTACATGCGGGGCACACTGAAGTTTGAAGACGATCGCGTGTACGAACTCGGCGGTGCTGTTGGCCGCTGGAACTATGGACGTTTCGAAAACCGCTACGTCGACGCCAGCGAAACGCTACGGAACCAGATGAGCCAAAACCCTCATCTCAAGCTGTTCGTCGCTTGTGGTTACTACGACCTGGCAACCCCTCAGTTTGCCTTCAAGTACACCAAAGACCACCTGATGCTGGTACCTGAGTACGTGGACCGCGTCGAGGTCAAGAAGTACGAAGCGGGTCACATGATGTACATCCTCGATGCCGAAGCGAAGAAGCTTCGCGACGACCTGGTCGAGTGGTACAAAGAAGCCCAGTAA
- a CDS encoding BNR-4 repeat-containing protein, with product MRTFIAWQSTRFIALGLVVLGFWVAAMPWCLAEETPSASPIVANPNGGWSWFGDERAVIDNDRHLLYVGSLANHAGAGGKAKDGDVEVARVDLKTGQVIGIDVLHHGLLSYGGGDDHNCPSLFVLPDGRCLAAYAGHNNGPTTYFRLYDPDTNQWSDETTFDWNAAIEGGCDFGCTYNNLFYLPATQQVVNISRNHHRCPNVIVSSDFGQHWQYAGQLVKPSAAEGAQGFYVNGYLKYSSQKDRIHLVATERHPRHFNNSLYHGYLEAGALHRTDGTVVDTSLDSQAEADATQLTQVFAGGTTYDDVAMTHTWMADFEAYADGQLAMLFKARADDSIEDHRFLYARCNEGTWQVSPLAKAGGRLFGSEQDYTGLGALDPNDPNTLYISTPIDPQTGKSTKFHEIYRGTSADEGLTWTWQAITRDSAADNLRPIIPRWAPGHTALIWNQGTMIRSQNYDMRVMLLLDPLPAPPKQ from the coding sequence ATGCGGACTTTCATCGCTTGGCAATCGACTCGCTTCATTGCACTTGGCTTAGTGGTTCTTGGATTTTGGGTCGCTGCGATGCCTTGGTGCCTGGCGGAGGAAACTCCGTCGGCTTCCCCTATCGTCGCTAATCCCAATGGCGGTTGGAGTTGGTTTGGCGACGAGCGGGCGGTGATCGACAACGACCGTCATCTGCTGTACGTCGGCTCGCTGGCAAATCATGCCGGAGCGGGCGGCAAGGCCAAAGACGGCGATGTGGAGGTAGCCCGCGTCGACCTGAAGACTGGCCAGGTAATCGGCATCGACGTGCTGCATCACGGGTTGCTTTCGTACGGCGGCGGCGACGACCACAATTGCCCGTCGCTGTTTGTGCTGCCAGATGGCCGATGCTTGGCTGCGTACGCGGGACACAACAATGGACCAACCACTTACTTCCGCCTGTACGACCCCGACACCAACCAGTGGAGCGACGAAACCACGTTCGACTGGAATGCGGCCATCGAAGGGGGCTGCGACTTTGGCTGCACCTACAACAACCTTTTCTACCTGCCAGCCACGCAACAAGTGGTCAATATTTCGCGCAATCATCATCGCTGCCCGAACGTGATTGTGTCGAGCGATTTTGGGCAACACTGGCAGTACGCGGGACAATTGGTAAAGCCATCGGCCGCAGAGGGAGCGCAAGGTTTCTACGTGAATGGGTACCTGAAGTATTCCTCGCAGAAAGACCGGATTCATCTGGTTGCCACCGAACGACATCCGCGACACTTCAACAACAGCCTTTACCACGGGTACCTCGAAGCGGGAGCACTGCATCGCACCGACGGCACGGTGGTCGACACCTCGCTCGACTCGCAAGCCGAAGCCGATGCGACGCAGTTGACACAAGTGTTTGCTGGTGGCACCACGTACGACGACGTCGCGATGACTCACACTTGGATGGCCGACTTCGAAGCCTACGCCGACGGGCAGCTTGCCATGTTGTTCAAAGCGCGAGCGGACGACTCGATCGAGGACCATCGCTTCCTGTACGCTCGCTGCAACGAAGGAACCTGGCAGGTGTCGCCGCTGGCAAAGGCTGGCGGCCGACTGTTTGGCAGCGAGCAAGACTATACCGGCCTGGGGGCTCTCGATCCGAACGATCCGAATACGCTCTATATCTCCACGCCGATCGATCCGCAGACGGGGAAGTCGACCAAGTTCCACGAAATCTACCGTGGCACCTCGGCCGACGAAGGCCTCACCTGGACTTGGCAGGCTATCACCCGCGATTCGGCCGCTGATAACTTGCGTCCGATCATTCCGCGATGGGCACCGGGACATACCGCATTGATCTGGAACCAAGGGACGATGATCAGGTCGCAAAACTACGATATGCGAGTGATGTTGCTGCTCGACCCTTTGCCCGCCCCTCCTAAGCAGTAA